A window of the Pogona vitticeps strain Pit_001003342236 chromosome 4, PviZW2.1, whole genome shotgun sequence genome harbors these coding sequences:
- the CEBPD gene encoding CCAAT/enhancer-binding protein delta: MSAATLESLDSLPCYRSWSVESTNFYDAKVGEGGGLSPSCKAGNMSAVIVVEEPGAISAASSNGSRDLAELSAAAPAMYEDESAIDFSSYIDSMAAVPNLELCNDELFLDLFNSNHKGGERGGGSAYGEYLPPPPPQSGPPAAGAGGGALATLLHASVPPGPLRGAMKQEPDWGDEASGSLLPSQIATCAQTIVNLSGQPTPPTSPEPPGSASPSSYSSRSSASSSPGGKERTVKKCVDRFSPEYRQRRERNNIAVRKSRDKAKRRNQEMQQKLVELSAENERLHKKIEQLTRDLSSLRHFFKQHSFLQHSAATDCR, translated from the coding sequence ATGAGCGCCGCCACCCTGGAGAGCCTGGACTCGCTGCCCTGCTACCGGAGCTGGTCCGTGGAGTCTACCAATTTCTACGACGCCAAGGTAGGCGAAGGCGGGGGCCTGAGTCCGTCGTGCAAAGCGGGCAACATGAGCGCCGTCATCGTGGTCGAGGAGCCCGGCGCGATCTCCGCGGCCTCCAGCAACGGCAGTCGTGACCTGGCGGAGCTGAGCGCTGCCGCGCCGGCCATGTACGAGGACGAGAGCGCCATCGACTTCAGCTCCTACATCGACTCCATGGCGGCCGTGCCCAACCTGGAGCTGTGCAACGACGAGCTTTTCTTGGACCTCTTCAACAGCAACCACAAGGGCGGCGAGCGCGGCGGCGGCAGCGCGTACGGGGAGTACCTGCCGCCGCCCCCTCCTCAGTCCGGGCCGCCGGCGGCGGGGGCCGGCGGGGGTGCCCTAGCCACCCTGCTGCACGCCAGCGTCCCCCCCGGCCCGCTCCGGGGTGCCATGAAGCAGGAGCCCGACTGGGGAGACGAGGCGTCGGGCTCGCTGCTGCCCTCACAAATCGCCACCTGCGCCCAGACCATCGTCAACCTGAGCGGGCAGCCCACGCCGCCGACTTCCCCGGAGCCTCCGGGCAGCGCCTCGCCGTCGAGTTACAGCAGTCGCTCTTCGGCCTCCTCGTCGCCTGGGGGCAAGGAGCGAACGGTCAAGAAGTGCGTGGACAGGTTCAGCCCGGAGTACCGGCAGCGGCGGGAGCGAAACAATATCGCCGTGCGCAAGAGCCGCGACAAAGCGAAGCGCCGCAACCAGGAGATGCAGCAGAAGCTGGTGGAGCTCTCCGCGGAGAACGAGAGGCTGCACAAGAAGATCGAGCAGCTGACCAGGGACTTGAGCAGCCTCCGGCACTTCTTTAAGCAGCACTCGTTCTTGCAGCACTCCGCGGCCACGGACTGCCGGTAA